The genomic stretch GCAAGAACGCCGGGATGATCGCCCCGATGGACGCGTCCTGCGGTTTGGTTGGGTGCTCCTTGTCGACTGCGGTGGTGAGGGCGAGCTCCTCGGCCCCGGTCTGCTTGAGCATCCACGTCTTGAGCGGCCCCTGGGCGGCGTCGTAGGCCTGCGTGACGGTCTTCTGACCGTGAAGGTACGGCTGCAGCGCGTCGTGGTTCATCTGGTTCAGGGTCGGGGCCATGATGAACAGGCTGAAGATGAGGGCCAGGCCGGCGATGACCTGGTTGGGTGGGATCGACTGCAGGCCGAGTGCCTGGCGGGTCAACCCGAACACGATCACGATCCGGGTGAAGCCGGTCAGCAGGATCAACAGCGACGGCGCCACGGCGAGCAGCGTGAGGCCGATGATGATCATGATGCTCGACGACGGCTTGTGCAAGCTGTTGCCGAGGTTGATGTTGATCGACGAGCCCGCCGCCAGGAGCGACATCATCGTGCTTCCCACCGCGAGGTGACACGCGTGCCCCCGCGGGCCCGTGTCGAATCTGTCGGCTGGTCCATGACGGTCACCTGGCGCGGCGTACGATGACGGGGCTGACTACGCCCGGCGCACGGTCTTGGCGCGCATCTGCTCGATTGCCGACTTCCACACGGGGCCCTGGCTGTCGTCGGGGGAGGCCGACCCCTCCCCGCCGGGGAGGAGCTGCAGGTCTCCGACAGCGAGGTCCTGCGACCCGGTGGTCGCAGTCCCGCCGGCGTCGAGCTGTCCGAGGAGGGTGACCTGGCGCTGCGTCACGCCCAGGAGGAACGTGCGCTTCTCGGCCGTCACCAACGCCACCTGGACACCCTTGCCGAGACTCTGGCGGCCGACGACGGCGACAGCACCGTGGCGCCGGCCGGCACCGAGCGCCCGCCCGCCTTTCCCCTGCACGAGTCGGGACGCCACCTTGATCAACGCGATGATGACGACCAGTCCGATGACCATCTGCACCAGCAGCGACGATGCCGAGACGCTCTGGGCCGTCGTCGTGCCATGGCCGGTGGTGACCGACGCGTGATGTGTGGCCGCCCACACCTCTGCGGAGTAGCGCATGCCGTCAGGCTCCGCGCGATCCGTCGTCGCCACCGGCGATCGCGGTGATCCGCACGCCGAGCTCTTCGTCGACGACGACGACCTCGCCGTGGGCCAACAGTGTGCTGTTGACGAAGATGTCGACGGGAGACCCGACGTGACGATCCAACTCCACCACGCTCCC from Acidimicrobiales bacterium encodes the following:
- the fliP gene encoding flagellar type III secretion system pore protein FliP (The bacterial flagellar biogenesis protein FliP forms a type III secretion system (T3SS)-type pore required for flagellar assembly.); translated protein: MGSTMMSLLAAGSSININLGNSLHKPSSSIMIIIGLTLLAVAPSLLILLTGFTRIVIVFGLTRQALGLQSIPPNQVIAGLALIFSLFIMAPTLNQMNHDALQPYLHGQKTVTQAYDAAQGPLKTWMLKQTGAEELALTTAVDKEHPTKPQDASIGAIIPAFLLSELKSGFIIGFVIFIPFLIIDLVVSSTLMSMGVVMLPPTLVSLPFKLLLFVMVDGWVLITHSLVASFQ
- a CDS encoding flagellar biosynthetic protein FliO gives rise to the protein MRYSAEVWAATHHASVTTGHGTTTAQSVSASSLLVQMVIGLVVIIALIKVASRLVQGKGGRALGAGRRHGAVAVVGRQSLGKGVQVALVTAEKRTFLLGVTQRQVTLLGQLDAGGTATTGSQDLAVGDLQLLPGGEGSASPDDSQGPVWKSAIEQMRAKTVRRA